In the genome of Lysobacter sp. 5GHs7-4, the window GCAGCCAGCGTTCCAGACCGTCGCCGACGAAGGCGTCGGCGTCCTCGACCGTGGCCTCGCCCAGGGCGCCGCGCCGCGCCAGCGCGGCCAGGGCGCGCACGTGCTCGCGGCAATGCGCGAGCTGTTCGCGCATGCTCGCCAGGTCCTCGCCGCTGGGCGTGTGCGGATGCGCGGCCCAATCGTCCAGCAGCAGGCCCATCGTGGTCAGCGGCGTGTTGAGCTCGTGCGCGGTACCGGCCGCCAGCGACCCCAGCGCGAGCAAGGACTCGTCGCGCATCGCCCGCTCGCGCGCGGCTGCCAGCCGGCGGCGCTGATCGCGCACGATCGCCATGAAGCGGCCCAGCACCACGGCCATGATCGCGGCGCTGAGCAGGAAGTTCACCCACATGCCGGTCACGTGCAGGCCGAAACCGTCGTCGCCGTGCAGGTGCGGCAGCGGTTGGTGGTGACCGAGCAGCCAGGTGTACAGCGCCGCGGCCATCACGGTCAGGCCGATCATCGGCGCGATTTCCAGCGCGATCGCGGCCAGCGCCACGGGCACCAGGTACAGGGATACGAAGGGGTTGGCCGGGCCGCCGGACCAGTACAGCAGCGCGGTGAGCGCGAGGGTATCGGCCGCCAGCTGCAGGGCGAGCGCGCGGGCGCCGCCTTCGCCGCGCCGCCGCAGCCACAGGTGGCTGCCCACATTGAAGACCAGCAGACCCAGCGAAACGCCCAGCAGCGGCGCCACCGGCAAGTCCAGGCCCAGGCGCCGGATCACGAACGCGATCGCCAGGCACTGCCCGGCCACGGCCAGGTAACGCAGATAGATCAGGACTTGGATCACGGCCCGTCGGTGCGCGGTAGCGGGATGCGCAGGATACGGCACGCGGGCAGCCCGCATCGTGCGTTCGCGCGGTCGCCGCAGCGGCCGGCTCGCGTCGGCGGCGGCGCGGCAACGCATCGGCAACCGCCGGCCGTGCGCCCGTTGGGCGCCGTGCACTCCGCGGTCCCGCTCACGGTTCCGCCATTGCCATGCCTGCGATCGCCGATATACGCGGCACGCGGTCGCGCCTTGGTTCCGCAGCGCGCTCGTCGCTATTTCGCCCGTGCTTCGCGGCCGTGGATGGGCGTGCGATGGGAACCGACGAGCATCCCTATCGCACGCCTCGCGAAGCCTGGCGCGAACGGACTAGAGCAGCATCAGCTCCGAGCGTTCCTTGGTGCTGCCATCGACGAAGTAGAGCTTCTTACCCGCATCGACCCGATCTTCCACTACCTGGTACAGGCGCAAGGCCTGGCGGATCGCGGCGGTCTTGCTGACCCCCTTGCGCACGCACAGATCCTCCAGGAACTGCATCTCGGTCCCGGCGAGATTCAGCGTCATCCTACGTCTGGTTTCCTTCATATTGCACCTCGAATTGACATTGATTACCGAATGAAGCAACGACGCGCCTTCGCTTTTTAGTTGTCGCGCGTCGAAACGCTGCAGCTTTCCTTGTTGTTGTTATTGGTTCCTATCGGTGTTGCCTACCGCGGGTACAGCTCCCATGGAGCGCGACCTATCGGCCGCGACCACCGGACATGGCCGCCCTCCTGGCTGCCTGCCCTTTCCAACTCGCGCTGGCCGCTGCCGGCCCGGGCGCTGTAACACTGCATTCGCATTCGGCGAGGTCTTGCCGATTACAACGCAGGACGATCAGTAACTCCCCACCAGGTTGAGGAACCAGCCCTTGTGGTCGTAGTCGAAGTCGGTGAGGTCGTCGCTGAACTCAGTGAAGTTGTAGCCCACGCCGACGCGGAAATTACGGCCCAAATCGCGATCCACGCCCAACAATGCGCCCTGCCGGTTGCCGCCGTCCTTCACGCCCAGCCAGCGGTACTCGGCCAGGCCGTGCCAGACCTCGTCGAGTTCGTAACGAACCTGAACGGCTCCGAAGGTGGCCGAGGATTCGGCC includes:
- a CDS encoding ATP-binding protein; translated protein: MIQVLIYLRYLAVAGQCLAIAFVIRRLGLDLPVAPLLGVSLGLLVFNVGSHLWLRRRGEGGARALALQLAADTLALTALLYWSGGPANPFVSLYLVPVALAAIALEIAPMIGLTVMAAALYTWLLGHHQPLPHLHGDDGFGLHVTGMWVNFLLSAAIMAVVLGRFMAIVRDQRRRLAAARERAMRDESLLALGSLAAGTAHELNTPLTTMGLLLDDWAAHPHTPSGEDLASMREQLAHCREHVRALAALARRGALGEATVEDADAFVGDGLERWLLLRPGVDVARDLKAGGRRLRVDPGLPQALLNLLNNAADANEAAGAPARIELATQCDGPWLRIVIADRGHGPERAADAVAIDGHGPGLGLGLMISNASIERSRGRVRRYARAGGGCTTEIELPLLDPAAERA